A stretch of Flavobacteriales bacterium DNA encodes these proteins:
- a CDS encoding KilA-N domain-containing protein → MSKTTKATIEVQGAVVTIVPHDGHDFISLTDIAKYKNPDHPDDVVRNWLRNRSTVEFLGIWERLNNPDFNPVEFDGIRMQTGINSYVLTPKQWVEKTAAVGIRSSAGRYGGTYAHKDIAFEFASWVSVEFRLYLIKEFQRLKEDESQRLSLAWNLNRELSKINYRIHTDAIKEHLVPPEVTPAQAAITYANEADLLNVAMFGLTAKEWRQANPELDGNMRDHATVEQLLVLANMESLNAEFIHMGLSQGERLMKLNAIAIRQMKTLATNASRLLGPGKSK, encoded by the coding sequence ATGTCGAAGACCACCAAAGCCACGATCGAAGTCCAGGGTGCGGTCGTCACGATCGTTCCGCATGATGGCCACGACTTCATCAGCCTTACGGACATCGCCAAGTACAAGAACCCGGACCATCCGGATGATGTGGTGCGCAATTGGCTGCGCAACCGGAGCACGGTGGAGTTCCTTGGCATTTGGGAGCGACTGAACAACCCGGATTTCAACCCCGTCGAATTCGACGGGATTAGAATGCAGACGGGTATCAACAGTTACGTGCTCACGCCCAAACAATGGGTTGAGAAGACCGCTGCGGTCGGCATTCGCTCCAGCGCCGGTCGCTATGGCGGCACCTACGCACACAAGGACATCGCCTTCGAGTTCGCTTCGTGGGTGTCGGTCGAGTTCCGACTCTACCTCATCAAGGAGTTCCAACGCCTGAAGGAGGATGAGAGCCAGCGCCTCTCCCTCGCCTGGAACCTGAACCGCGAGCTTTCCAAGATCAACTACCGGATCCACACCGATGCCATCAAGGAACACTTGGTCCCGCCGGAAGTCACACCCGCACAAGCGGCCATCACCTATGCCAACGAGGCGGACCTGCTCAATGTCGCCATGTTCGGTCTCACCGCGAAGGAGTGGCGTCAAGCCAACCCAGAGCTGGATGGCAACATGCGCGACCACGCCACCGTCGAACAGTTGCTGGTGCTGGCCAACATGGAAAGCCTCAACGCCGAGTTCATCCACATGGGTTTGTCGCAAGGCGAACGGCTGATGAAGTTGAACGCGATCGCCATTCGGCAGATGAAGACGCTGGCCACGAACGCTTCGCGCTTGCTCGGACCAGGGAAGAGCAAGTGA
- a CDS encoding VOC family protein, whose product MSKHVTGIGGLFFRANDHKALAKWYNDHFGINDESHGWIWQQDAGPTVFSPFKKDTDYFGSDAQQFMLNLRVQDIDGLLKKLEAAGVRIDPKRQDEEYGRFAWVYDPEGNKIELWEPKG is encoded by the coding sequence ATGTCCAAGCACGTCACCGGCATCGGCGGGCTCTTCTTCCGCGCTAACGATCACAAGGCCCTGGCCAAGTGGTACAACGACCACTTCGGCATCAACGACGAATCGCACGGCTGGATCTGGCAGCAGGATGCCGGCCCCACGGTGTTCTCGCCCTTCAAGAAGGACACCGATTACTTCGGGAGCGACGCACAGCAGTTCATGCTGAACCTGCGCGTGCAGGACATCGATGGCCTGCTGAAGAAGTTGGAGGCCGCCGGTGTGCGCATCGACCCCAAGCGGCAGGATGAGGAGTACGGCCGCTTCGCGTGGGTGTATGATCCAGAGGGGAACAAGATCGAATTGTGGGAGCCGAAAGGCTGA
- a CDS encoding dihydrofolate reductase, translating into MPRLIVHSYTISLDGYGAGPGQTLEAPMGTGGQALHPWLLNTHYFQTTHFGKQDGSTGTDNDMAVQGMQNIGAWIMGRNMFGPVRGPWPNEEWKGWWGPNPVYHVPVFVLTHHPRPSLVMEGGITFHFVTGGIHEALERAREAAGDRDIRVGGGASTVRQYLQAKLIDELLIAVSPVLLGAGEPLFAGLDLTKLGYSCEQFIPGERAGFYRIVRA; encoded by the coding sequence ATGCCCCGCCTCATCGTCCACAGTTACACGATATCGCTCGACGGCTACGGCGCCGGCCCTGGTCAAACGCTGGAAGCCCCGATGGGCACCGGTGGCCAAGCCCTGCACCCATGGTTGCTGAACACGCACTACTTCCAGACCACCCACTTTGGCAAGCAGGATGGCTCCACCGGAACCGACAACGACATGGCCGTGCAGGGCATGCAGAACATCGGCGCCTGGATCATGGGCCGCAACATGTTCGGGCCGGTGCGCGGTCCCTGGCCAAATGAAGAATGGAAAGGCTGGTGGGGCCCCAACCCCGTTTACCATGTCCCGGTCTTCGTGCTCACGCATCATCCTCGGCCTTCGCTGGTGATGGAGGGCGGCATCACCTTCCACTTCGTTACGGGTGGCATCCACGAGGCGCTGGAGCGCGCACGCGAAGCGGCTGGTGATCGTGACATCCGCGTGGGCGGTGGTGCCTCCACAGTGCGGCAATACCTGCAAGCGAAGCTGATCGATGAACTGCTCATCGCCGTATCGCCAGTGCTGCTCGGGGCAGGTGAGCCGTTGTTCGCCGGTCTCGACCTGACCAAGCTCGGCTACTCGTGCGAGCAGTTCATACCAGGCGAGCGGGCCGGGTTCTATCGGATCGTCCGCGCCTAG
- a CDS encoding aldehyde dehydrogenase family protein: MATKKKTMDWALAPAPESKDHVKISEEYQLFINGKWVKPKSGKYFDTINPASEQKLARIAEANEADVDAAVKAARKAYDTVWSRMPAAERAKYIYRIARLLQEKAREFAVIESMDGGKAIRESRDVDVPLAAAHFFYYAGWADKLNYAFPGKTVSPLGVAGQVIPWNFPLLMAAWKLAPALACGNTVVLKPAETTPLTALKLAELLQEAELPDGVVNIVTGAGATGAAVVNHPDVNKVAFTGSTGVGKLIQRATAGSGKKLTLELGGKAANIIFADATIDQAVEGIINGIYFNQGHVCCAGSRLFVEEAVYHEVIRKLKHRMRSLVVGDPLDKNTDIGAINSREQLGTINKYLKLGQSEGAEMYQSPCDLPGKGFWCRPTLFLNVAQSARIAQEEIFGPVLAVQTFRTVDEVIQKANNTPYGLSAGVWTDKGSKIFNLTSKLRAGVIWANTYNKFDPTSPFGGYKESGYGREGGVHGLGAYLNLN; encoded by the coding sequence ATGGCAACCAAGAAGAAGACCATGGATTGGGCGTTGGCCCCGGCACCTGAGTCGAAAGACCATGTGAAGATCTCTGAGGAGTACCAGCTCTTCATCAACGGCAAATGGGTGAAGCCGAAGAGCGGGAAGTACTTCGACACCATCAACCCCGCCAGCGAGCAGAAGCTCGCGCGCATCGCTGAGGCCAACGAGGCCGATGTGGACGCCGCCGTGAAGGCCGCCCGCAAGGCCTACGACACCGTGTGGAGCAGGATGCCCGCCGCCGAACGCGCCAAGTACATCTACCGCATCGCGCGGCTGCTGCAGGAGAAGGCCCGCGAGTTCGCCGTCATCGAGAGCATGGACGGCGGCAAGGCCATCCGCGAAAGCCGCGACGTGGACGTGCCGCTCGCCGCCGCCCACTTCTTCTACTACGCCGGTTGGGCCGACAAGCTCAACTACGCCTTTCCCGGCAAGACCGTATCACCGCTCGGCGTAGCCGGCCAGGTGATCCCCTGGAACTTCCCGCTGCTCATGGCCGCGTGGAAGCTCGCGCCCGCCCTGGCCTGCGGCAACACCGTGGTGCTGAAGCCCGCCGAGACCACCCCGCTCACCGCCCTCAAGCTCGCCGAGCTCCTGCAGGAGGCCGAGCTCCCCGATGGCGTCGTCAACATCGTCACCGGCGCGGGGGCCACGGGCGCGGCGGTCGTCAACCATCCCGATGTGAACAAGGTCGCCTTCACCGGCAGTACCGGCGTGGGCAAGCTCATCCAACGCGCCACGGCAGGAAGTGGTAAGAAGCTCACCCTCGAGCTCGGCGGCAAAGCGGCCAACATCATCTTCGCCGACGCCACCATCGACCAGGCCGTCGAAGGCATCATCAACGGCATCTACTTCAACCAGGGCCACGTGTGCTGCGCCGGCAGCCGCCTCTTCGTGGAGGAGGCCGTGTACCACGAAGTGATCCGCAAGCTCAAGCACCGCATGCGCTCGCTCGTCGTGGGCGATCCGCTCGACAAGAACACCGACATCGGCGCCATCAACAGCCGCGAGCAGCTCGGCACCATCAACAAGTACCTCAAGCTGGGCCAGAGCGAAGGTGCCGAGATGTACCAAAGCCCCTGCGACCTGCCCGGCAAGGGCTTTTGGTGCCGCCCCACGCTCTTCCTCAACGTCGCGCAGAGCGCGCGCATCGCCCAGGAGGAGATCTTCGGTCCCGTGCTCGCCGTGCAGACCTTCCGCACCGTGGACGAGGTGATCCAGAAAGCCAACAACACGCCCTACGGCCTCAGCGCCGGCGTGTGGACGGACAAAGGCAGCAAGATCTTCAACCTCACCAGCAAACTGCGCGCGGGCGTCATCTGGGCCAACACCTACAACAAGTTCGATCCCACCTCACCCTTCGGTGGGTACAAGGAAAGCGGGTATGGACGTGAAGGCGGTGTGCATGGGTTGGGGGCGTACTTGAATTTGAATTGA
- a CDS encoding OsmC family protein: MPVNRKATATWSGSGKEGSGQVTTLSGVLNNTPHSFHTRFVSEDGKAGTNPEELIAAAHASCFTMKLSFVLGNHGFTPEELRCTAEVRMGPVPGGNGIVGIDLHLDAKVPGIDQATFDACTEDAKTNCPISQVLRAVPITLTAKLG; encoded by the coding sequence ATGCCCGTCAATCGCAAAGCCACCGCCACCTGGAGCGGTTCCGGAAAAGAAGGTTCCGGCCAGGTCACCACCCTGAGCGGCGTATTGAACAACACCCCGCACTCGTTCCACACGCGCTTCGTGAGCGAGGACGGCAAGGCCGGCACGAACCCGGAGGAGCTCATTGCCGCAGCGCATGCCAGCTGCTTCACCATGAAGCTGAGCTTCGTGCTCGGCAACCACGGCTTCACGCCTGAAGAACTGCGCTGCACGGCAGAGGTGCGCATGGGCCCCGTGCCCGGCGGCAATGGCATCGTGGGCATCGACCTGCACCTCGATGCGAAGGTTCCCGGCATCGACCAAGCGACATTCGATGCATGCACCGAGGACGCCAAGACCAACTGCCCCATCAGCCAGGTGCTGAGGGCGGTGCCCATCACGCTCACCGCCAAGCTGGGCTGA
- a CDS encoding DUF1801 domain-containing protein produces the protein MNPAVKNTDAYLRALPPDQGAALQRLRKQILSAAPGCEEYFGYGLPGFRLHGKPLLYMGAAKAHCALYGMMPKVFDAELKDFKRTKGSIHFVPSKPIPAAVVKAIVKLRVAEIEAHLEKSAKKKASAKSGSPASKRTKRS, from the coding sequence ATGAACCCGGCGGTAAAGAACACGGATGCCTACCTGCGCGCATTGCCACCCGATCAGGGAGCAGCCTTGCAGAGATTGCGCAAGCAGATCCTGTCGGCCGCACCGGGCTGCGAGGAGTATTTCGGTTACGGCCTCCCTGGCTTCCGGCTGCATGGAAAGCCCTTGCTGTACATGGGCGCGGCCAAGGCGCATTGTGCCTTGTACGGCATGATGCCGAAGGTCTTCGATGCCGAGTTGAAGGACTTCAAGCGGACCAAGGGCTCGATCCACTTCGTGCCCAGCAAGCCCATTCCTGCGGCAGTGGTGAAGGCTATCGTGAAGCTGCGGGTGGCCGAGATCGAAGCCCATCTGGAGAAGTCGGCCAAGAAGAAGGCAAGCGCGAAGAGCGGCAGTCCCGCAAGCAAACGCACCAAGCGGAGCTGA
- a CDS encoding DUF4375 domain-containing protein: MKFHRSVFERTTAEDVWDGIQESVWAQVPDDLTIPHPDEMVRTVLLITGLLNQAENGGIIQFIDNWDGCNFHETREAAQRIACTDLVDLLDRVANLYPDRRVPKNWEERRELWDRLCEERYLIVEDRHLTEPEWDDLWYGIDNELSALIPDIKQKTVAYVRSKAELVD; this comes from the coding sequence ATGAAATTCCACCGCTCAGTATTCGAGCGCACCACTGCCGAGGATGTGTGGGATGGCATACAGGAGTCCGTCTGGGCGCAAGTGCCGGACGACCTCACAATACCACATCCGGACGAAATGGTGCGCACTGTGCTGCTCATCACTGGCCTGCTTAACCAGGCAGAGAACGGCGGCATCATCCAGTTCATCGACAATTGGGACGGCTGCAATTTTCATGAGACCCGCGAGGCGGCCCAAAGGATCGCGTGCACCGATCTGGTTGACCTTCTTGACCGCGTGGCGAACCTGTATCCTGACCGCCGGGTACCCAAGAACTGGGAGGAACGCCGCGAGTTGTGGGACCGCTTGTGCGAGGAGCGTTACCTGATCGTGGAAGACCGGCACCTGACTGAACCAGAATGGGACGATCTATGGTACGGTATCGATAACGAGTTGTCCGCGTTGATCCCGGATATCAAGCAAAAGACCGTCGCGTATGTCCGGAGCAAGGCAGAATTGGTCGATTGA
- a CDS encoding DUF2200 domain-containing protein gives MGTAANNERVFKMPFASVYPHYVNKVEKKGRTKEELHSVIHWLTGYDEKALQQIIANKTDFRTFFAEAKLNPNVHKITGVICGYRVEEIEDPLMQRIRYLDKLVDELAKGRKMEKILRN, from the coding sequence ATGGGCACGGCCGCCAACAACGAGCGCGTCTTCAAGATGCCTTTCGCGAGCGTCTACCCGCACTACGTGAACAAGGTGGAGAAGAAGGGCCGCACGAAAGAGGAGCTGCACTCCGTCATCCACTGGCTCACCGGCTACGATGAGAAGGCGCTGCAGCAGATCATCGCCAACAAGACCGACTTCCGCACCTTCTTCGCCGAGGCGAAACTGAACCCGAACGTGCACAAGATCACCGGCGTGATCTGCGGCTACCGCGTGGAGGAGATCGAGGACCCCCTCATGCAACGGATCCGTTACCTGGACAAGCTGGTGGATGAGCTGGCGAAGGGGAGGAAAATGGAGAAGATCCTGAGGAATTGA